In one window of Catellicoccus marimammalium M35/04/3 DNA:
- the rseP gene encoding RIP metalloprotease RseP, which translates to MVKTVLTFIFVFGIIVLVHEFGHYYFAKKSGVMVREFAIGMGPKLFSIHKNSTTYTLRLLPLGGYVRMAGLGEDTDDLYKGMNVTLELDDAGRVKKINTSDKNLFQGIPLEVTDFDLQDQLFIEGNCPVEEGQTRFPVDHDALIVEKDGTEIQIAPKDVQYDSAKLGQRMMINFAGPMNNFILTILLLIVMAFMQGGVPDMNSTAIGGVQKESVAQKAGLQEGDKILSVNGTKVENWDDLVEDIHQSTKGPVKLEVETNKGKKDFTLTPKVEKVGDEKQGFIGIQPSITHSLWAKIRYGFTQTWSMTKQIFTALKDLVTGFSLNKLGGPVAIFKVSENVAKQGWIAILSFTAMLSLNIGIFNLIPIPALDGGKLLLNLYELIMRKPLDPKKEGVLTMIGFGVMIILMILVTWNDLRRYFF; encoded by the coding sequence ATGGTTAAAACCGTACTAACCTTTATTTTTGTGTTTGGAATCATCGTACTGGTGCACGAATTTGGACATTATTATTTTGCTAAAAAATCAGGTGTCATGGTGCGCGAGTTTGCGATTGGTATGGGACCAAAATTGTTTTCTATTCATAAAAATAGCACTACCTATACGCTGCGTTTACTGCCCCTTGGTGGGTATGTACGAATGGCAGGATTAGGAGAAGATACCGATGACCTATATAAAGGAATGAATGTTACTTTGGAATTAGACGATGCAGGTCGTGTAAAGAAAATTAACACCAGTGACAAAAACCTTTTTCAAGGAATTCCTTTAGAAGTTACCGATTTTGATTTACAAGATCAATTGTTTATTGAAGGGAATTGTCCTGTAGAAGAAGGTCAAACAAGATTCCCTGTCGATCATGATGCATTGATCGTTGAAAAAGATGGAACAGAAATTCAAATTGCACCCAAAGACGTGCAATATGATTCTGCTAAATTAGGTCAACGTATGATGATTAACTTTGCTGGACCGATGAATAATTTTATTTTAACGATTCTACTATTGATTGTGATGGCTTTCATGCAAGGCGGCGTACCAGATATGAATAGTACAGCGATTGGCGGTGTACAAAAAGAAAGTGTTGCCCAAAAAGCAGGCTTACAAGAAGGCGATAAAATTTTATCGGTCAATGGTACAAAAGTTGAAAACTGGGATGATTTAGTAGAAGATATTCATCAATCAACGAAAGGACCAGTAAAATTAGAAGTAGAAACAAACAAAGGGAAAAAAGATTTTACTTTAACACCGAAAGTGGAAAAAGTAGGAGATGAAAAGCAAGGATTTATTGGGATTCAACCAAGTATTACTCATTCTTTATGGGCTAAAATTCGTTATGGATTCACACAAACTTGGTCTATGACAAAACAAATCTTTACAGCCTTAAAAGATTTAGTAACTGGCTTTAGTTTAAATAAACTAGGTGGGCCGGTTGCAATCTTTAAAGTGAGTGAAAATGTAGCCAAACAAGGCTGGATTGCGATTTTATCTTTTACTGCTATGCTAAGCTTAAATATCGGAATTTTTAATTTAATTCCAATTCCTGCTTTAGATGGTGGAAAATTGTTATTGAATCTTTATGAACTAATTATGAGAAAACCATTGGATCCAAAAAAAGAAGGCGTTTTGACGATGATTGGATTTGGGGTTATGATTATTTTAATGATATTGGTAACGTGGAACGATTTACGACGTTACTTCTTTTAA
- a CDS encoding phospho-sugar mutase, whose product MKEKIMTEYNRWLEADYIDDETKEEIKRLQDFPEQLQDSFYKSLEFGTAGARGIVGVGPNRLNCYTVRRITQGYAQFLQKNYKNEANTHGVVIAYDNRHYSKEFALEVARTLAANKINAYLFSQITTTPELSYAVRYLKTVGGVVITASHNPPQYNGYKVYDETGCQMVPELAEQLVAEIQTIQSYDISVADEEDEHIHLLDTSIDEDFLNDELAVLHHSDVFSELSDDFKVLYTPLHGTGRKPVLEGLSRLGLKKVYTVEEQLVPDPEFSTVELPNPEDVKAFTLALEVARKEDISLLLATDPDCDRVGVMVRTNKGEYQALNGNQIGALVIYYLLSTNEEWKKQPKPYIASSIVTSDLGEVIAKDFGVESVRTLTGFKYIGEQMNQRLKDQTFIMGYEESYGFLVSLLERDKDGVSASFVLTEMAAYYWQQGKTLVDVLHELDERYGYYREALISLTLPGQKGMAEIQALMQKLRYLDLENESFIHQRIDYLKDETGLPKADVLQFTLKNQAKIFVRPSGTEPKIKFYIGVCGSSEKEAQEQIYVCQQWIQKIQED is encoded by the coding sequence ATGAAAGAGAAAATAATGACAGAATATAATCGTTGGCTAGAGGCTGATTATATTGATGATGAAACGAAAGAAGAAATAAAGCGATTACAAGATTTTCCAGAACAATTGCAAGATTCATTTTATAAATCACTAGAATTTGGTACAGCAGGAGCAAGAGGAATTGTTGGAGTAGGACCTAATCGATTAAATTGTTATACTGTTCGAAGAATTACTCAAGGGTATGCTCAGTTTTTACAAAAAAATTATAAAAATGAAGCAAATACTCATGGAGTTGTAATTGCTTATGATAATCGTCATTATTCTAAAGAATTTGCTTTGGAAGTTGCTCGTACTTTAGCTGCTAATAAGATTAATGCTTATTTATTTTCACAAATTACAACTACTCCTGAATTGAGTTATGCTGTTCGTTATTTAAAAACAGTAGGAGGAGTGGTCATTACAGCGAGCCATAATCCACCACAATATAATGGATATAAAGTTTATGATGAGACAGGATGTCAAATGGTTCCTGAATTAGCCGAGCAATTAGTAGCGGAGATTCAAACGATTCAAAGCTATGATATTTCAGTAGCTGATGAAGAGGATGAGCATATCCATTTATTAGATACTTCAATTGACGAAGATTTTTTAAACGATGAATTGGCCGTATTGCATCATTCTGATGTCTTTTCTGAATTATCAGATGATTTTAAAGTATTGTATACTCCGTTACACGGGACAGGAAGGAAGCCAGTATTAGAAGGATTATCTCGATTAGGTTTGAAGAAAGTCTATACTGTGGAAGAACAGTTAGTGCCTGATCCAGAGTTTTCTACAGTAGAACTTCCGAATCCAGAAGATGTTAAAGCATTTACTTTAGCTTTAGAAGTAGCAAGAAAAGAAGATATTTCTTTATTATTAGCCACGGATCCAGATTGTGATCGTGTTGGTGTAATGGTACGGACAAATAAAGGAGAATATCAAGCATTAAATGGAAATCAAATTGGTGCTTTAGTGATTTATTATTTACTTTCTACGAATGAAGAATGGAAGAAACAACCAAAACCATATATTGCTTCAAGTATTGTAACTAGCGATTTAGGTGAAGTAATTGCAAAAGATTTTGGTGTGGAAAGTGTTCGTACGCTCACAGGATTTAAATATATTGGCGAACAAATGAACCAACGACTAAAAGATCAAACCTTCATTATGGGATATGAAGAATCTTATGGATTTTTAGTGAGCTTATTAGAACGAGATAAAGATGGAGTAAGTGCAAGTTTTGTGTTAACAGAAATGGCTGCTTATTATTGGCAACAAGGGAAAACATTAGTGGATGTTTTACATGAATTAGATGAGCGCTATGGTTACTATCGTGAAGCTCTAATTTCTTTAACGTTACCTGGTCAAAAAGGTATGGCAGAAATCCAGGCTTTAATGCAAAAATTACGCTATCTGGACTTAGAGAATGAAAGTTTCATTCATCAACGTATTGATTATCTCAAAGATGAGACTGGATTACCAAAAGCAGATGTTTTACAATTTACTTTGAAAAATCAAGCGAAAATTTTTGTTCGTCCTTCTGGCACAGAGCCAAAAATTAAATTTTATATTGGAGTTTGTGGCTCTTCAGAAAAAGAAGCTCAAGAACAAATATATGTTTGTCAACAATGGATTCAAAAGATACAAGAAGACTAG
- the galU gene encoding UTP--glucose-1-phosphate uridylyltransferase GalU, producing the protein MKKVRKAVIPAAGLGTRFLPATKAMPKEMLPIVDTPTIQLIVEEALESGIEEILIITGKHKRAIEDHFDSNLELEENLKAKGKMELLEVVDKTTKINLHYIRQKSPEGLGHAVLQAKTFVGDEPFVVLLGDDLMVDEVPLTKQLMDDYEKTGSSVVAVMEVPHEETNKYGVIDPSKQITEDMYEVQGFVEKPNPEEAPSNLAIIGRYLLTPEIFDLLATQSRGAGNEIQLTDAINRLNQVQKVYAHKFNGIRFDTGDKFGYMMTNIAFGLQHPQIKDQLREYILTLAEQLKKK; encoded by the coding sequence ATGAAAAAAGTAAGAAAAGCTGTGATTCCTGCTGCAGGACTTGGGACACGTTTTTTACCAGCAACAAAGGCAATGCCAAAAGAAATGTTGCCAATTGTGGATACCCCAACCATCCAACTAATTGTAGAAGAAGCGTTAGAATCAGGAATCGAAGAAATTTTAATTATTACAGGAAAACATAAACGTGCAATTGAGGATCATTTCGATTCCAATTTAGAATTAGAAGAAAACCTAAAAGCAAAAGGAAAAATGGAATTACTAGAGGTTGTTGATAAAACAACAAAAATTAATCTACATTACATTCGTCAAAAATCTCCAGAAGGATTAGGTCATGCGGTATTACAAGCTAAGACATTTGTCGGAGATGAACCGTTTGTTGTTTTATTAGGAGATGACTTGATGGTAGATGAAGTACCATTAACAAAACAATTGATGGACGATTATGAAAAAACAGGTTCTTCAGTTGTAGCTGTGATGGAAGTACCTCATGAAGAAACTAATAAATATGGAGTTATTGATCCAAGTAAACAAATTACAGAAGATATGTATGAGGTACAAGGATTTGTTGAAAAACCAAATCCAGAAGAAGCCCCAAGTAATTTAGCTATTATTGGACGTTATTTATTAACTCCAGAAATTTTTGATTTATTAGCAACACAATCAAGAGGAGCAGGTAATGAAATCCAATTAACGGATGCCATTAATCGTTTAAATCAAGTTCAAAAAGTATATGCCCATAAATTTAATGGTATTCGTTTTGATACTGGAGATAAATTTGGTTATATGATGACAAATATTGCCTTTGGCTTACAACATCCACAAATTAAAGACCAATTACGAGAATACATTTTAACTTTAGCGGAACAATTAAAGAAAAAATAG
- a CDS encoding proline--tRNA ligase — MKQSKLFAPTLREVPNDADVLSHQMLLRGGYIRQVAAGVYAYLPLAYRVIENVNKIIREEMDRIDGIEMQMPVLLPVELWQESGRYATYGPDLMTVKDRHDREFILGPTHEETFTALLRDEIKSYKKLPLNIYQIQDKFRDEKRPRSGLLRGREFIMKDGYSFHATTESLDETYNDYEQAYHNIFTRCGLDFRAIMADNGAIGGSASKEFMAISEIGEDTIVYSDESDYAANIEKATSLYVKPTSQEALQDMTEVATEEAHSIEEVATYCSMPEQKIVKSMLMMVDGKPVLALVQGTDEVNDVKLGNIFAGSDVREATPEEVVSILGCEIGNIGPVGVGEEVSIVVDTRVADLQNVMVGANRAGYHYQNANLNRDFRVDEIADIRLVKEGEPSPDGKGTLRFAKGIEIGHIFKLGTRYTEAMNACVLDQNGKNIPMIMGCYGIGVSRLVAAIIEQYATEDAIHWPKAIAPYDIHILPLNMKKDEQVALAMEAQQRLEEAGYSILLDDRNERAGVKFADADLIGAPIRVTVGKKADEGIVEIKLTQTGETLEVRIEELVDNVKILSNEIE, encoded by the coding sequence ATGAAACAATCAAAATTATTCGCACCAACCTTACGTGAGGTGCCTAATGATGCTGACGTATTAAGTCACCAGATGCTATTACGTGGTGGATATATTCGCCAAGTAGCTGCCGGAGTGTACGCTTATTTACCATTAGCATATCGTGTAATTGAAAATGTTAATAAAATCATTCGTGAAGAAATGGATCGAATTGATGGAATTGAAATGCAAATGCCTGTTTTATTACCAGTAGAATTATGGCAAGAATCTGGGCGTTATGCTACTTATGGTCCAGATTTGATGACGGTAAAAGATCGTCATGATCGTGAATTTATTTTAGGGCCTACTCATGAAGAAACATTTACAGCTTTATTACGCGATGAAATTAAATCTTATAAAAAATTACCATTGAATATTTATCAAATCCAAGATAAATTCCGCGATGAAAAACGTCCTCGTTCTGGTTTATTACGTGGCCGTGAATTTATTATGAAAGATGGTTATTCTTTCCATGCAACAACAGAAAGTTTAGATGAAACTTATAATGATTATGAACAAGCATATCATAATATCTTTACTCGTTGTGGTTTAGATTTCCGTGCAATTATGGCGGATAATGGTGCAATTGGTGGTTCTGCTTCAAAAGAATTCATGGCGATTTCTGAAATTGGAGAAGATACTATTGTTTATTCTGATGAATCTGATTATGCAGCAAATATCGAAAAAGCAACGAGCCTATATGTAAAACCAACAAGTCAAGAAGCGTTACAAGATATGACAGAAGTAGCAACAGAAGAAGCACATAGTATTGAAGAAGTAGCTACTTACTGCTCAATGCCTGAACAAAAAATTGTAAAATCAATGTTAATGATGGTTGATGGAAAACCAGTATTAGCTTTAGTTCAAGGAACAGATGAAGTAAATGACGTAAAATTAGGTAATATTTTTGCTGGTAGCGATGTACGTGAAGCAACTCCAGAAGAAGTAGTTTCTATTTTAGGCTGCGAAATTGGAAATATTGGACCAGTGGGAGTAGGAGAAGAAGTAAGCATTGTAGTAGATACTCGTGTTGCAGATTTACAAAACGTAATGGTTGGAGCAAATCGTGCGGGATATCACTATCAAAATGCGAATTTAAATCGTGATTTCCGTGTGGATGAAATAGCAGATATTCGTTTAGTAAAAGAAGGAGAACCTAGTCCAGATGGAAAAGGAACTCTTCGTTTTGCTAAAGGAATTGAAATCGGCCATATCTTCAAATTAGGAACTCGTTATACAGAAGCAATGAATGCATGTGTATTAGATCAAAATGGGAAAAATATTCCAATGATTATGGGTTGCTACGGAATTGGTGTTAGTCGTTTAGTGGCTGCAATCATTGAACAATATGCAACAGAAGATGCTATCCATTGGCCAAAAGCAATTGCTCCATATGATATTCATATCTTACCTTTAAATATGAAAAAAGATGAGCAAGTGGCATTAGCAATGGAAGCACAACAACGCTTAGAAGAAGCAGGATACTCTATTTTATTAGATGATCGTAATGAACGTGCAGGTGTTAAATTTGCCGATGCTGATTTAATTGGAGCACCAATTCGTGTTACAGTAGGTAAAAAAGCAGATGAAGGAATTGTG
- a CDS encoding phosphatidate cytidylyltransferase gives MKQRVITAIVALIIFIPIIVYGGGLIEFAAAVLGIVAMDEFYKMKYDTPHYGQEAVAILAMLALILPWKQWFPILPSPLFLYYIFIMILMAMMVFDQKDFHIDSLGFPVFTSLYLGIGFHSFIAARFTSLIVLLFALFIVWSTDIGAYMIGRKIGKHKLAPSISPNKTVEGAIGGIVCAVVVSALYLWKFGAHFPYSMPMMLIFVVIFSIAGQLGDLVESSYKRFYGVKDSGKILPGHGGILDRFDSLLFVFPMMYILGLFTM, from the coding sequence GTGAAACAACGTGTAATTACAGCCATTGTCGCTTTGATTATTTTTATCCCTATCATTGTTTACGGTGGTGGCTTAATTGAATTTGCAGCAGCAGTATTAGGAATTGTTGCGATGGATGAATTTTATAAGATGAAATATGATACTCCTCATTATGGACAAGAAGCAGTAGCGATTTTAGCGATGCTAGCTTTAATTTTACCTTGGAAGCAATGGTTTCCAATTTTACCAAGTCCATTATTCCTATACTATATTTTCATTATGATTTTAATGGCAATGATGGTTTTTGATCAAAAAGATTTTCATATTGATAGTTTAGGATTTCCAGTTTTCACAAGTTTGTACTTAGGAATTGGCTTCCATAGTTTTATTGCTGCTCGTTTTACAAGCTTGATTGTTTTATTATTCGCTTTATTTATTGTTTGGTCTACCGATATTGGAGCATATATGATTGGACGAAAAATTGGGAAACATAAACTAGCTCCAAGTATTTCTCCAAATAAAACAGTAGAAGGTGCAATTGGGGGGATTGTTTGTGCGGTAGTCGTTTCTGCATTATATCTGTGGAAATTTGGCGCTCACTTCCCATACTCAATGCCTATGATGCTAATCTTTGTCGTGATTTTCTCTATTGCTGGACAATTAGGGGATTTAGTGGAATCTTCTTACAAACGTTTTTATGGCGTAAAAGATTCTGGAAAAATTTTACCTGGACATGGTGGAATTTTAGACCGCTTTGATAGCTTATTATTCGTCTTTCCAATGATGTATATTTTAGGCTTATTTACAATGTAG
- a CDS encoding isoprenyl transferase → MLKKWFGKNEPTDAVENTTNLQVPKHIAMIMDGNGRWAKKRGLPRVAGHKEGMNTVKKVTKIASDLGVKVLTLYAFSTENWKRPKDEVNFLMQLPIDFFDTFVPDLMKNNVKVTTIGNIDELPEKTQQAVKKAKEKTKENTGMILNFALNYGSRDEITQTVQQIAKEVKAGELSWEQVDEACISNHLMTGFLNNLSDPELIIRTSGEERLSNFLLWQSVYSEFYFTSCLWPDFDESIFMEALENYQGRNRRFGGLKEEK, encoded by the coding sequence ATGTTAAAAAAATGGTTTGGGAAAAATGAACCAACAGATGCAGTGGAAAACACAACGAATCTCCAAGTGCCAAAACACATTGCAATGATTATGGACGGGAATGGACGTTGGGCTAAAAAACGTGGATTACCTCGTGTAGCAGGACATAAAGAAGGAATGAACACGGTCAAAAAGGTAACAAAAATTGCCAGTGATTTAGGAGTAAAGGTATTAACTTTATATGCTTTTTCTACAGAAAATTGGAAACGTCCAAAAGATGAAGTCAATTTTTTAATGCAATTACCGATTGATTTTTTTGATACGTTTGTCCCTGATTTGATGAAAAATAATGTGAAGGTGACAACCATTGGTAATATCGATGAATTACCAGAAAAAACACAACAAGCAGTGAAAAAAGCAAAAGAAAAAACAAAAGAAAATACGGGAATGATTTTGAATTTTGCTTTAAACTATGGCAGTCGTGATGAAATCACTCAAACTGTTCAACAAATTGCCAAAGAAGTAAAAGCAGGAGAGCTTTCTTGGGAGCAAGTAGATGAAGCTTGTATTTCTAATCATTTAATGACTGGATTTTTAAACAATTTATCAGATCCAGAATTAATTATTAGAACTAGTGGAGAAGAACGTTTAAGTAACTTTTTATTATGGCAAAGTGTTTATAGTGAATTTTACTTTACTTCTTGCTTATGGCCAGATTTTGATGAATCCATTTTTATGGAAGCGTTAGAAAATTACCAAGGACGTAATCGTCGTTTTGGTGGATTAAAGGAGGAAAAATAA
- the tagD gene encoding glycerol-3-phosphate cytidylyltransferase, giving the protein MKKVLTYGTYDLLHWGHVRLLERAKELGDHLTVALSTDEFNQRKHKEAYHSYEKRKYILESIRYVDAVIPETDWDQKIKDVQENDIDVFVMGDDWKGQFDFLKDYCEVVYLPRTEGISTTQIKNDLNLKK; this is encoded by the coding sequence ATGAAAAAAGTATTAACTTACGGAACATATGATTTATTGCATTGGGGCCATGTTCGTTTATTAGAACGTGCCAAAGAATTAGGAGATCATTTAACTGTTGCTTTATCTACAGATGAATTTAACCAACGTAAACATAAAGAAGCGTATCATTCTTATGAAAAACGTAAGTATATTTTAGAATCTATCCGTTACGTAGATGCAGTAATCCCAGAAACCGATTGGGATCAAAAAATTAAAGATGTACAAGAAAATGACATTGACGTTTTTGTTATGGGAGATGACTGGAAAGGTCAGTTTGATTTCTTGAAAGATTACTGTGAAGTGGTATACTTACCTCGTACAGAAGGAATTTCTACAACACAAATCAAAAATGATTTAAATTTAAAAAAATAA
- the mscL gene encoding large conductance mechanosensitive channel protein MscL has translation MIKEFKEFLMQGNVIDMAIGVVVGGAFTSIVNNIVSGFITPLVGLAIKFLTGSKNAEFSGLNLHILGVQLNFGNILSAVITFLITALVVFLLLKTITKAKNLLPIETEDTEEEKELTLTESTLKDIQETLQKQNEMIEMLMKEKEHLNR, from the coding sequence ATGATTAAAGAATTTAAAGAGTTCTTAATGCAAGGTAACGTCATTGATATGGCGATTGGGGTTGTTGTTGGGGGTGCATTCACTTCTATTGTTAATAATATTGTTAGCGGATTTATTACACCATTAGTAGGATTAGCAATTAAATTTTTAACAGGAAGTAAAAATGCAGAATTTAGTGGATTAAATTTACATATTTTAGGCGTACAATTAAACTTTGGTAACATTCTTTCTGCGGTGATTACATTCTTAATTACAGCATTAGTGGTTTTCCTTTTATTGAAGACGATTACAAAAGCGAAGAATTTATTACCAATTGAAACTGAAGATACAGAAGAAGAAAAAGAGTTGACTCTTACTGAATCAACATTAAAAGACATTCAAGAAACATTACAAAAACAAAACGAAATGATTGAAATGTTGATGAAAGAAAAAGAACACTTAAATAGATAA
- a CDS encoding CDP-glycerol glycerophosphotransferase family protein, producing MKKMIQQCSQWILAFYRKKGPQNFIYFESFHGKHYSDNPRAIYEELNKEYPDLPCIWGVKKGFEQPFIEAGVPFVYRFSKEWFQALAQAKVWVINNRTKYWLKKSPFTLYIQTWHGTPLKKIGLDIPEVTMPNITTDDYRTSILQDTKDWDIVLSPSTYTTEKLSSAFSLKQEQILPSGYPRNDFLVALKEKKDWALQKVEAIKKALHLSLDKKIVLYAPTWRDHCSDEKGNYQFKVPFSLEEWEKEFGEKYILLIRLHYLVTPTEDFHAFSSVRDVSSYEEMSELLAISDLLITDYSSCLFDYALLERPQIYYMYDQEEYEHSTRGMYFSPKKELPGVIVHDEKSLWEQLKKEGSMDLTRYQNFLACYANYEKGTAAKQVINVIINHIEK from the coding sequence ATGAAAAAAATGATTCAACAATGTAGCCAATGGATTTTAGCATTTTACCGTAAAAAAGGGCCACAAAATTTTATCTATTTTGAAAGCTTTCATGGGAAGCATTATAGTGATAATCCGCGTGCTATCTATGAAGAATTAAACAAGGAATATCCAGATCTTCCTTGTATTTGGGGAGTAAAAAAAGGATTTGAGCAACCTTTTATAGAGGCAGGTGTACCTTTTGTTTATCGCTTTTCTAAAGAATGGTTCCAAGCTTTAGCACAAGCAAAAGTTTGGGTGATTAATAATCGAACAAAATATTGGTTGAAAAAATCACCTTTTACTCTATACATCCAAACTTGGCATGGGACTCCTCTAAAAAAGATTGGCTTAGATATTCCAGAAGTAACGATGCCAAATATTACTACAGATGACTATCGGACTTCAATTTTACAGGATACAAAAGATTGGGATATCGTTTTGTCTCCTAGTACGTATACTACGGAGAAATTATCTTCTGCCTTTTCTTTAAAACAAGAACAAATATTACCAAGTGGATATCCAAGAAATGACTTTTTAGTGGCATTAAAAGAAAAAAAAGATTGGGCTTTACAAAAAGTAGAAGCAATAAAAAAAGCTTTGCATCTTTCATTAGATAAAAAAATTGTGTTGTATGCTCCAACTTGGCGAGATCATTGTAGTGATGAAAAAGGAAATTACCAATTTAAAGTACCTTTTTCTCTAGAAGAATGGGAAAAAGAATTTGGAGAAAAATACATTCTTTTGATTCGGCTACATTATCTAGTTACGCCAACAGAAGATTTTCATGCTTTTTCTAGTGTTCGAGATGTTTCTTCCTATGAAGAGATGAGTGAGCTATTGGCGATTAGTGATCTTTTAATTACAGATTATTCGAGTTGTCTTTTTGATTACGCGTTATTAGAAAGACCACAGATTTACTATATGTACGACCAAGAGGAATATGAACATTCAACTCGCGGAATGTATTTCTCACCTAAAAAAGAGTTACCAGGAGTGATTGTTCACGATGAAAAGAGTCTCTGGGAGCAATTGAAAAAAGAGGGTTCTATGGATTTGACAAGATATCAAAATTTCTTAGCTTGTTATGCCAACTATGAAAAAGGGACTGCTGCAAAACAAGTAATCAATGTTATAATCAATCATATAGAAAAATAA
- the wecB gene encoding non-hydrolyzing UDP-N-acetylglucosamine 2-epimerase, producing MKKVMLVFGTRPEAIKMCPLVKTLKEHSDEFEVKVCVTGQHKEMLQQVLTVFDIQPDYDLHLMKENQTLFDVTTGILNQIKPVLEQEHPDIVLVHGDTTTTFATGLACFYLQIPVGHVEAGLRTYDLSSPFPEEFNREAVGLIANLHFAPTEMAKENLIREGKDPATIFVTGNTAIDALNTTVQESYQHELLDWVGDHKLIMITAHRRENLGEPMRHMFQAIKKIIDEFPDCRAIYPIHLNPKVRKVAKEVFGDDERIRLVEPMEVVDFHNLLARSYLILTDSGGIQEEAPSLGVPVLVMRDTTERPEGIKAGTLRLVGTNEETIYENFKNLLTDKKTYDTMSKAANPYGDGTACQQIAQILSEFFKK from the coding sequence ATGAAGAAAGTAATGTTAGTTTTTGGGACACGACCAGAAGCAATTAAGATGTGTCCTTTAGTAAAAACTTTGAAGGAACATTCTGATGAATTTGAAGTGAAAGTATGTGTGACTGGACAACATAAAGAAATGTTACAACAAGTACTTACCGTTTTTGATATTCAACCAGATTATGATTTACATTTGATGAAAGAAAATCAAACTTTATTTGATGTGACAACAGGAATTCTCAATCAAATTAAACCAGTACTAGAACAAGAACATCCAGATATTGTTTTAGTTCATGGGGATACAACCACAACTTTTGCGACAGGTCTTGCTTGTTTTTATCTACAAATTCCTGTTGGGCATGTAGAAGCTGGACTACGAACTTATGATTTATCTTCTCCATTCCCAGAAGAATTTAATCGAGAAGCAGTAGGCTTGATTGCCAATTTACATTTTGCACCTACAGAAATGGCAAAAGAAAATTTAATCCGAGAAGGAAAAGATCCAGCAACTATTTTTGTAACAGGAAATACAGCTATTGATGCGCTAAACACTACCGTTCAAGAATCTTACCAACATGAATTGTTAGATTGGGTAGGAGATCATAAATTGATTATGATTACTGCTCACCGTCGAGAGAATTTAGGAGAACCTATGCGTCATATGTTCCAAGCCATCAAAAAAATTATTGATGAATTCCCAGATTGTCGAGCAATTTACCCGATTCATTTAAATCCAAAAGTAAGAAAAGTAGCGAAAGAAGTATTTGGTGATGATGAAAGAATTCGTTTGGTAGAACCAATGGAGGTAGTGGATTTTCACAATTTATTAGCTCGTAGTTATTTAATACTAACGGATAGTGGCGGAATTCAAGAAGAAGCTCCATCGCTAGGAGTTCCTGTATTAGTAATGCGAGATACAACCGAGCGTCCAGAAGGAATTAAAGCAGGAACTTTACGCTTGGTGGGAACAAATGAAGAGACTATCTATGAGAACTTTAAGAACTTGTTAACAGATAAAAAAACTTATGATACAATGAGCAAAGCAGCTAATCCTTATGGAGATGGTACTGCATGTCAGCAAATTGCTCAAATTTTATCTGAATTTTTCAAAAAGTAA